Sequence from the Acidobacteriota bacterium genome:
CCGGTCGACCACCCGCTGGTGGACCCGACGACGGTCAAAGCCCTGGTGGCATCGAATGAGCGGGCCGTGATCCCGTCGTACAAAGGGAAGCACGGGCACCCGATCTGCCTGGAACGCGCGATTGCCTCGGCCATCGCCGGCGGTGAGTTTGGCGGGCCGACCCTGCGCGAGGTTCTTCGCGAGGTCGGAGCCGTCGGAGTGGACGTGAGCGATCGGGGCGTTGTCGCCAACTGCAACACGCCCGCTGCTCTGAGCGAGGCGCTCAGAGCAGCGAATTCGGAATTCTGAGTTCGGAATTCGGAAATTCCCCCGCACCCACGGAGGACTGGGAGTGCGGGTAGGAATTCAAAATTCAAAATTCAAAATTGAGAATTCAAAATTCGACCGGCGTGCGCATGGTGACGAATTCCTCAGCCGCAGTCGGGTGGATGCCAATCGTGCGGTCGAAGGTCGCC
This genomic interval carries:
- a CDS encoding NTP transferase domain-containing protein; translated protein: MAGGEGKRWGGPKAWARLPDGSTFLEACAASLRNAGAFPVVATLPPGTDDPGIDGLEALALPEPGMDMFGSLRTGLSRLILNPGWRRVAVLPVDHPLVDPTTVKALVASNERAVIPSYKGKHGHPICLERAIASAIAGGEFGGPTLREVLREVGAVGVDVSDRGVVANCNTPAALSEALRAANSEF